ATCACTGCCCAGGgagatttcaacacattcttcagctcttctctgaattttctctgagtTGCTACATAAATACATGGGTTTTGAATACAACTCAAATACTTAAGGCAAGTTCCGGTTTCATAGGCGATATATCCAGGGGCTGTGCGGTCACCACGGTAATAATTGGTGCTTGTCAGTCTGGTCACCACTAAACTCAGGGCAACTGTCAACCATAAGAGTATAAAACTGCCCGATACAGTGAACagcaaaataatggatttccttcggttctccatttctgaatcactgcgaTTGTCACTCCTGTTACCCCGGAGTTTCCTGCGGATTCTATTGGCCACTAAGATGTGTccaatggttgaacaattaaatgagacaattaaagtaaaaggaagccaaacgACCCAGGTGCTGTGAAACCAGACCCACGCTATACCGAGTGGTGAGGAAAAAAAATCCACACTTGCCTGACAGCcccactgcaccttgttaattatttgCTCAGGTTCATATGCAAAAAAAAAGCGAATGTTCTTCAAAAAACTCAGGAAACAGAACACTGTTATAACCACACCTGCATTTCTTGCTGTGCAGTATCTTGCTTTCAACTTCTGGAAGCAGACAGCAACaaaacggtcaaatgtgaaggagactgtgaaccaaacagacaaatcTAAGTTGACACTACCAATGTATATAATAATCCTACACACGGTagtgtaagacaggaatgaaagtggaaaTTGATAGTTGAAAATACGTCCCACTATTACGTTGATGAACAcaaccaggagatctgctgttgccatggccaccatataaaTAGAAATACATTTGGACAGATCGCACTTTCTTCGGCAGAGAATTATAATTGTCACCAAGTTCACTGTAAGAAAGAGAGACGAGATAAATAATGTTTTAGTGGCTGTTTGAAATATATATGGCGATATTCAATGACAGCATTTTACTCCATTCAGCCTGATTATATCGAGTTAGCCGTGGAGCCATTACCTGGGAAACATGCCCAGATATTTTAATGAGCTGCTGTAGCGCTCACTGTGCACGGGTGACACTTGATTCTTTGTATAGAACCTTCAAAGAACATTGTAACATCAGTAAGGCTATCAGATTAAGGGGAGCAGCAAGTGTGGATACATTGTGAAAAGTTTGTTCCAGTAAGCAGCAACTGTGTAATGCTGACACCGGGGAAACACGCTTTCTTATTCAACATGTGATCTCAACTGGGAGAATGTCAACACATATTACGAATTTATAATGGCTCACCAAGGACACCCACGGCTGCgacaatgggatagtaaatgtcctTCATCACCAGGATGGCTGGTTTCTCCATTTTATGTAAGAATAGATGAATCCTGCATGAGGTGAAAGACTGATGCACGTCTGAGCTTATGTGGTAGAACCTATATTTATACAGACATTTATCCTCCAAGGAGTCAATCAGCTTTAATCCTAATTAGCATTGGTTGTAGTCATTTAACAAATAGATGTAGTAAGTAATGTTTTTCTTGACAATTCAGAATTAGCGAAATGGTTAACGATAAGACAGTTTTAAAAACACACAATTAAAATACAAAATTAATACATGAATGTGGATCCTATTCCCACAGAATCAGCTAACGTAGCTCTCTTAGAATGAATCGTCCTGACACTGCCCTTCAGTCGAACATATTGATTCAAGACCTGACGATTAAGCAGCAGAAGAAATCCTGCAATAGctgtgatgaaaatagtccttcagcatTACTGGCGAGTTTAATCTTCAGAAACTA
This genomic window from Heterodontus francisci isolate sHetFra1 unplaced genomic scaffold, sHetFra1.hap1 HAP1_SCAFFOLD_106, whole genome shotgun sequence contains:
- the LOC137361445 gene encoding probable G-protein coupled receptor 139, yielding MEKPAILVMKDIYYPIVAAVGVLVNLVTIIILCRRKCDLSKCISIYMVAMATADLLVVFINVIVGRIFNYQFPLSFLSYTTVCRIIIYIGSVNLDLSVWFTVSFTFDRFVAVCFQKLKARYCTARNAGVVITVFCFLSFLKNIRFFFAYEPEQIINKVQWGCQASVDFFSSPLGIAWVWFHSTWVVWLPFTLIVSFNCSTIGHILVANRIRRKLRGNRSDNRSDSEMENRRKSIILLFTVSGSFILLWLTVALSLVVTRLTSTNYYRGDRTAPGYIAYETGTCLKYLSCIQNPCIYVATQRKFREELKNVLKSPWAVIPRFVRKCRYN